One genomic window of Bradyrhizobium sp. CCGE-LA001 includes the following:
- a CDS encoding MDR family MFS transporter has product MSTLQPTQNAAAGLPAPAASATPAVSARTWIAVIGATLGAFMAVLNIQIVNASLADIQGAIGAGIDDGGWISTSYLVAEIVVIPLSGWLAQVFSIRIYLLTNAILFLALSAACALAQDLTQMIVLRAVQGFTGGVLIPMAFTLIITLLPRAKQPVGLALFALSATFAPAIGPTIGGYLTENFGWQYIFYVNLVPGAIMVGMLWYALDAKPMKLSLLREGDWAGIITMAIGLSALQTVLEEGNKDDWFGSPFIVKLSVIAGIALAAFLIIELTVKKPLLNLRLLARRNFGFGMLANFLLGIALYGSVFILPQYLARIQGYNAEQIGMVLAWTGLPQLVLIPLVPRLMQKFDARLVIGVGFVLFATSNFMNIYMTSNYAAEQLLWPNVVRAIGQALVMAPLSAVATAGIEPENAGSASGLFNMMRNLGGAVGIALLQTVLTKREQYHSNVLMQSVSVFEQATRTRLEQLTQYFVNHGVLDHADAARRAYVAIGRIVQKQAYILAFSDTFYLLGMALIVALIAILFLKKSGQMSAGGAH; this is encoded by the coding sequence ATGAGCACGCTCCAACCCACCCAAAACGCCGCAGCCGGCCTCCCCGCACCTGCTGCGTCCGCCACACCGGCGGTTTCCGCGAGGACATGGATCGCTGTGATCGGCGCGACGCTCGGCGCCTTCATGGCGGTGCTGAACATCCAGATCGTCAACGCCTCGCTCGCCGACATCCAGGGCGCGATCGGCGCCGGCATCGACGACGGCGGCTGGATCTCGACCTCCTATCTGGTCGCCGAGATCGTGGTGATCCCGCTGTCCGGGTGGCTCGCGCAGGTGTTCTCGATCCGGATCTATCTCCTCACCAACGCGATCCTGTTCCTGGCCCTGTCGGCGGCCTGCGCGCTGGCGCAGGATCTGACGCAAATGATCGTGCTGCGCGCGGTGCAGGGTTTCACCGGCGGCGTGCTGATCCCCATGGCTTTCACCTTGATCATCACGCTGCTGCCGCGTGCCAAGCAGCCGGTAGGCCTTGCGCTGTTCGCGCTGTCGGCGACGTTCGCGCCCGCGATCGGGCCGACCATCGGCGGCTATCTCACCGAGAATTTCGGCTGGCAGTACATCTTCTACGTCAACCTCGTGCCGGGCGCGATCATGGTCGGCATGCTCTGGTACGCGCTCGACGCAAAGCCGATGAAGCTGTCGCTGCTGCGCGAGGGCGACTGGGCCGGCATCATCACCATGGCGATCGGCCTGTCCGCGCTCCAGACCGTGCTGGAGGAAGGCAACAAGGACGACTGGTTCGGCTCGCCATTCATCGTGAAACTGTCGGTGATCGCGGGCATTGCGCTGGCCGCGTTCCTCATCATCGAGCTTACGGTGAAGAAGCCGCTGTTAAACCTGCGTCTGCTCGCTCGCCGCAATTTCGGCTTCGGCATGCTCGCGAACTTCCTGCTCGGCATCGCACTTTACGGCTCGGTGTTCATCCTGCCGCAATATCTGGCGCGCATCCAAGGCTACAATGCCGAACAGATCGGCATGGTGCTGGCATGGACCGGGCTGCCCCAGCTCGTCTTGATCCCGCTCGTGCCGCGCCTGATGCAGAAATTCGATGCACGGCTCGTGATCGGCGTCGGCTTCGTGCTGTTCGCGACCTCGAACTTCATGAACATCTATATGACCAGCAATTACGCCGCCGAGCAGCTGCTCTGGCCCAACGTGGTCCGCGCGATCGGCCAGGCGCTGGTCATGGCGCCGCTGTCGGCGGTGGCGACGGCCGGCATCGAGCCGGAGAATGCAGGCTCGGCGTCCGGCCTGTTCAACATGATGCGCAATCTCGGCGGCGCCGTCGGCATCGCACTGCTCCAGACCGTGCTGACCAAGCGCGAGCAGTATCACTCCAACGTGCTGATGCAGTCGGTCTCGGTGTTCGAGCAGGCGACGCGCACGCGGCTGGAGCAACTCACCCAGTACTTCGTCAACCACGGCGTTCTCGACCATGCGGACGCCGCGCGCCGCGCCTATGTCGCGATCGGCCGTATCGTGCAGAAGCAGGCCTATATCCTCGCCTTCAGCGACACCTTCTATCTGCTCGGCATGGCGCTGATCGTCGCCCTGATCGCGATCCTCTTCCTGAAGAAGTCCGGCCAGATGTCCGCCGGCGGAGCCCACTGA
- a CDS encoding HlyD family secretion protein, protein MSNASYVAETNEQTSLRPSRQAIKRAAIGLALALGVAVTGHYGYDYWTTGRYLEATDDAYVKADSTIVAPKVSGYIAKVLVGDNEKVRAGQPLAKIDDRDFKAALDQARADVAAGEASVRNIDAQLELQQPIIAQSTADVAAADANLKFAQEERARYDDLMKSGSGTIQRAQQTDAALRASTAQLQHAKSGLLAAQRKVDVLTTQRAQATAQLDRARAVAQQAALNLSYTEITAPVDGTVGARSLRVGQYVQAGTQLMAVVPLDAVYVVANFKETQLTHMRPGQPVELRIDSFRSQPLRGHIDSLSPASGLEFALLPPDNATGNFTKIVQRVPVKIVLDNHELIGLLRPGMSAVPTVDTKQTVLAERETTRRLANNTSRPHGG, encoded by the coding sequence ATGTCGAACGCCTCTTATGTCGCTGAAACCAATGAACAAACAAGCCTTCGCCCGTCCCGCCAAGCGATCAAGCGCGCAGCCATCGGTCTGGCACTGGCGCTCGGCGTCGCAGTCACCGGCCACTACGGCTATGACTATTGGACCACCGGCCGCTATCTCGAAGCCACCGACGACGCCTATGTGAAGGCCGATTCCACGATCGTCGCGCCAAAGGTCTCCGGCTATATCGCGAAGGTGCTGGTCGGCGACAACGAAAAGGTCAGGGCGGGCCAACCGCTGGCCAAAATCGACGATCGTGACTTCAAGGCAGCACTGGACCAGGCCCGCGCCGATGTCGCCGCCGGCGAAGCCTCGGTCCGCAACATCGATGCGCAGCTCGAACTGCAACAGCCGATCATCGCGCAGAGCACCGCAGACGTGGCCGCGGCGGACGCCAACCTGAAATTCGCGCAGGAGGAACGCGCCCGCTACGACGACCTCATGAAGTCGGGCTCGGGCACGATCCAGCGCGCGCAGCAGACCGACGCGGCGCTGCGCGCCAGCACCGCGCAATTGCAGCACGCGAAATCGGGTCTCCTGGCGGCGCAGCGCAAGGTCGACGTGCTCACCACCCAGCGCGCCCAGGCGACGGCCCAGCTCGACCGCGCCCGCGCGGTGGCGCAGCAGGCGGCGCTGAACCTGTCCTACACCGAGATCACCGCGCCGGTCGACGGCACGGTCGGCGCACGCAGCTTGCGCGTCGGCCAGTATGTGCAGGCCGGCACCCAGCTGATGGCCGTGGTGCCGCTGGATGCAGTCTACGTCGTCGCGAACTTCAAAGAGACCCAGCTCACGCATATGCGCCCCGGCCAGCCGGTCGAGCTGCGCATCGACAGCTTCCGCAGCCAGCCCCTGCGCGGCCATATCGACAGCCTGTCGCCGGCGAGCGGGCTCGAATTCGCCCTGCTGCCGCCGGACAACGCCACCGGAAATTTCACCAAGATCGTGCAGCGCGTGCCGGTGAAGATCGTGCTCGACAATCATGAGCTCATCGGTCTGTTGCGGCCCGGCATGTCGGCGGTGCCGACCGTCGACACCAAACAGACCGTGCTGGCCGAACGCGAGACGACCAGGCGCCTCGCCAACAATACGTCCCGCCCGCACGGCGGCTGA
- a CDS encoding Lrp/AsnC family transcriptional regulator, producing the protein MIEEQDMRILAHLQKDGRATNQQVADEVGMSTSACWRRVRALEDSGVIRGYAALIDRERAGFTMSAILHVSLERHDAKFVDEFVSRVTGRREVLECFATTGDADYHLRVVVQDMAAYNRFLDEFMFRIPGIRYVRSNVVLKEIKTGVALPF; encoded by the coding sequence ATGATCGAAGAACAGGACATGCGAATACTCGCCCATCTGCAGAAGGATGGCCGCGCCACCAATCAGCAGGTCGCCGACGAGGTCGGCATGTCCACCTCGGCCTGCTGGCGCCGGGTGCGTGCGCTCGAGGACAGCGGCGTCATCCGTGGCTACGCCGCGCTGATCGATCGTGAGCGGGCGGGTTTTACGATGTCCGCCATCCTCCACGTCTCGCTGGAGCGGCATGATGCCAAGTTCGTCGACGAGTTCGTGTCACGCGTCACGGGGCGTCGCGAGGTGCTGGAGTGCTTTGCGACCACGGGCGATGCTGACTATCACCTGCGCGTGGTCGTGCAGGACATGGCCGCCTACAACAGATTCCTGGACGAGTTCATGTTCCGCATCCCCGGCATCCGCTACGTTCGCAGCAACGTGGTGCTGAAGGAGATCAAGACGGGCGTGGCGCTGCCGTTTTGA
- a CDS encoding LLM class flavin-dependent oxidoreductase, translating to MDRQMILVGFLQAQNCTNLPSSWRHPDSRNDSMSADYYQEIARILEAGKFHMAFFDDRLAMPDRYGNDHAHTVEYGIRCVKMDPLIVLTTMGMVTEKLGLGATCSTTYYEPFDVARRFATLDLMSGGRAGWNVVTSLNDGEALNMGRDSHPEHDSRYDRADEFMEVVLGHWDTWEDGALIMDKQSGRFADPAKVKRLDHKGPAFKSRGPFTVPRSDQGHPVIIQAGASGRGQRFAGRWGEVIFTAARNLAAAKEGYASVRNEAAKAGRDPDQMFLCNLTTPVCAATKAEAEDRMALINTLPLEIDALSLLAEALNYDFASKDLDEPLTTEELKSMQGILGIRDGVVKNSGKSNPSARDFVTFSGRGQVQDAIVGGPREIADKLEEMFVERGCDGFVIAATYVPGSYADFVQHVVPELQRRGLFQTDYRGKTLRENLGLKRPAAGSWKTQRRDAAE from the coding sequence ATGGATCGGCAAATGATACTGGTCGGCTTCCTCCAGGCGCAGAACTGCACGAATTTGCCGAGTTCGTGGCGGCATCCGGACTCGCGCAACGATTCGATGTCAGCGGACTATTATCAGGAGATCGCCAGAATTCTCGAAGCCGGCAAGTTCCACATGGCCTTCTTCGACGACCGCCTGGCGATGCCGGATCGCTACGGCAACGACCACGCCCACACCGTCGAGTATGGCATCCGCTGCGTGAAGATGGACCCGCTGATCGTGCTGACCACGATGGGCATGGTCACCGAGAAGCTAGGCCTGGGCGCGACCTGCTCGACCACCTATTACGAGCCCTTCGACGTCGCCCGCCGCTTCGCAACGCTCGACCTGATGTCGGGCGGACGTGCGGGGTGGAACGTGGTCACGTCGCTGAACGACGGCGAGGCGCTCAACATGGGGCGCGACTCCCACCCCGAGCACGATTCCCGCTACGACCGCGCCGACGAGTTCATGGAGGTCGTGCTCGGCCATTGGGACACCTGGGAGGACGGCGCGCTGATCATGGACAAGCAAAGCGGCCGCTTTGCCGATCCCGCCAAGGTCAAGCGGCTCGACCACAAGGGGCCTGCCTTCAAGTCACGCGGGCCGTTCACCGTGCCGCGTTCGGATCAGGGTCATCCCGTGATCATCCAAGCCGGCGCGTCAGGCCGCGGCCAACGCTTCGCGGGCCGATGGGGTGAGGTGATCTTCACCGCCGCGCGCAACCTCGCCGCCGCGAAGGAAGGTTATGCGTCCGTGCGCAACGAAGCCGCCAAGGCCGGCCGCGATCCCGACCAGATGTTCCTCTGTAACCTGACCACACCTGTATGCGCGGCAACCAAGGCTGAAGCCGAGGACAGGATGGCGCTGATCAACACGCTGCCACTCGAGATCGACGCACTGTCCCTGCTCGCCGAAGCGCTCAACTACGATTTCGCCTCCAAAGATCTCGACGAGCCGCTAACCACGGAAGAGTTGAAGAGCATGCAGGGCATTTTGGGCATCCGCGACGGCGTTGTGAAGAACTCGGGCAAGAGCAATCCGAGCGCGCGCGACTTCGTCACCTTCTCCGGCCGCGGTCAGGTCCAGGACGCGATAGTGGGCGGTCCCAGGGAGATTGCCGACAAGCTGGAAGAAATGTTCGTCGAGCGCGGCTGCGACGGTTTTGTCATCGCCGCGACCTATGTGCCGGGCTCCTATGCTGACTTCGTGCAGCACGTCGTGCCCGAGCTGCAGCGGCGCGGGCTATTCCAGACGGACTATCGCGGTAAGACGCTGCGGGAAAATCTCGGACTGAAGCGGCCGGCTGCAGGAAGCTGGAAGACGCAGCGGCGCGATGCCGCGGAATAG
- a CDS encoding indolepyruvate ferredoxin oxidoreductase family protein: MDAIPSLDAYELSDRYDREEGRVFLTGTQAIIRIALDQARRDRARGLNTAGFISGYRGSPLGGVDLELWRIEQRLKRDRIAFLPAVNEDLAATAVLGSQQVETQADRQVDGVFGLWYGKGPGVDRSGDALKHGNAYGSSPHGGVLVVAGDDHGCVSSSMPHQSDVAFMSWFMPTLHPASVGEYLEFGEYGYALSRFSGMWVGFKAISEIVESGASVALRPPRDFRTPDFTPPPGGLHYRWPDLPGPQIEERLEAKKHAVYAFAKANPIDRHIYDIPNATYGIVTTGKAHLDLMEALRLMGLDEAACRSIGIDIYKVGMVWPLALHDAMEFVKGKREILVVEEKRGIIESQFKEYFYDYPGSKPERMVGKHDEQGARLISWIGELSPRALAGVLARRLDPMFPGLNLAARAASLMPEAARTIHVAGATRTPYFCSGCPHNISTKVPEGSKALAGIGCHFMASWMDRETSSLIQMGGEGVNWAASSKFTGHKHVFQNLGEGTYYHSGSMAIRQAIAAKANITYKILFNDAVAMTGGQPVDGPVSVHAIAHSVRAEGVKRIALVSDDPTQFSPADLPAGVTIHPREEMDAVQRDLRDVPGVSVLIYQQTCATEKRRRRKRGQMADPKRFAYINDLVCEGCGDCSVESNCLSVEPKETPFGRKRQINLSACNKDFSCLNGFCPSFVTVEGATRRKKAASGIDAIGRAATLPLPASASLDRPYDLLVTGVGGTGVITVGALIGMAAHLERRGVSVLDFTGFAQKFGPVLSYIRLAASPEALHQVRIDQGAADALIGCDLVVSSSPKASGTYRRGTRAAINTAEMPTGDVVRFRDADLASPARLHAIGRVIGDGNLDTINANALAERLLGDAVYANIIMLGFAWQRGLVPVSLQALLRAIELNGVMVERNKQAFAWGRIAAADQDFQPRTSDARAVETLDQLIERRVDFLSAYQNEAYSARYRAMVARVRTAESALGSEALTDAVAHALFKLMAYKDEYEVARLHMQSGFLDELKGAFEDGFSIRYHLAPPFLPSRRDARGRPRKRAFGQWIQGPLTLLARMKGLRGTWLDPFGYTSERRAERELIGWYESLIDRMLDELDAARLADLIVLAKTPMNIRGYGPVKEAAIASVKAEVESLLARPIRARAA, translated from the coding sequence ATGGACGCCATTCCATCCCTCGACGCCTATGAGCTCTCCGACCGCTACGACCGCGAGGAAGGCCGTGTCTTCCTGACGGGCACACAGGCGATCATCCGCATCGCACTCGATCAGGCCAGGCGCGATCGGGCGCGCGGCCTCAACACCGCAGGCTTCATCTCCGGCTATCGCGGCTCGCCGCTCGGCGGCGTCGATCTCGAACTTTGGCGCATCGAGCAGCGGCTCAAGCGGGACCGCATCGCATTCCTCCCCGCCGTGAACGAAGACCTTGCGGCGACCGCCGTGCTCGGCTCGCAGCAGGTGGAGACGCAAGCCGACCGCCAAGTCGATGGCGTGTTCGGCCTCTGGTACGGCAAAGGCCCCGGCGTCGATCGCTCTGGCGACGCACTCAAGCATGGCAATGCCTACGGCTCATCGCCGCATGGCGGCGTGCTTGTTGTGGCCGGCGACGACCATGGCTGCGTCTCGTCCTCGATGCCGCACCAATCCGACGTCGCCTTCATGAGCTGGTTCATGCCGACGCTGCATCCCGCAAGCGTCGGCGAGTATCTCGAATTCGGCGAATACGGCTACGCGCTGAGCCGCTTCTCCGGCATGTGGGTCGGCTTCAAGGCCATCTCGGAGATCGTGGAGTCGGGCGCATCCGTCGCGCTGCGCCCGCCTCGCGACTTCCGCACGCCCGACTTCACGCCGCCGCCCGGCGGTCTGCACTATCGCTGGCCCGACCTGCCGGGACCGCAGATCGAGGAGCGTCTCGAAGCGAAGAAGCACGCTGTCTACGCCTTTGCAAAAGCCAATCCGATCGATCGGCACATCTACGACATTCCGAACGCCACCTACGGCATCGTCACGACGGGCAAGGCGCATCTCGACCTGATGGAAGCGCTGCGGCTGATGGGCCTCGATGAGGCGGCCTGCCGCAGCATCGGCATCGACATCTACAAGGTCGGCATGGTCTGGCCGCTGGCGCTGCATGACGCGATGGAGTTCGTCAAGGGCAAGCGCGAGATCCTCGTGGTCGAGGAGAAGCGCGGCATCATCGAGAGCCAGTTCAAGGAATATTTCTACGACTATCCCGGCAGCAAGCCCGAGCGCATGGTCGGCAAGCACGACGAGCAGGGGGCACGGCTGATCTCCTGGATCGGCGAACTGTCGCCGCGGGCACTCGCGGGCGTGCTTGCGCGCCGGCTCGATCCGATGTTCCCGGGCCTCAATCTCGCCGCACGCGCTGCGAGCTTGATGCCGGAGGCGGCACGCACGATCCACGTCGCCGGCGCGACGCGCACGCCCTATTTCTGTTCGGGATGCCCGCACAATATTTCGACTAAGGTGCCGGAAGGATCAAAGGCGCTGGCCGGCATCGGCTGCCATTTCATGGCCAGTTGGATGGACCGCGAGACCTCCTCGCTGATCCAGATGGGCGGCGAGGGCGTGAATTGGGCGGCGTCATCGAAATTCACCGGCCACAAGCACGTCTTTCAGAATCTCGGCGAAGGCACCTATTATCATTCCGGCTCGATGGCGATCCGGCAGGCGATCGCCGCCAAGGCCAACATCACCTACAAGATCCTGTTCAACGACGCCGTCGCAATGACCGGCGGCCAGCCGGTCGACGGGCCCGTCAGCGTGCATGCGATCGCGCACAGCGTCCGCGCCGAGGGCGTTAAGCGCATCGCGCTGGTCTCGGACGATCCCACGCAGTTCTCGCCGGCGGACCTGCCGGCCGGCGTCACCATTCACCCGCGCGAGGAGATGGACGCCGTGCAGCGCGACCTGCGCGACGTGCCCGGCGTCTCGGTGCTGATCTACCAGCAGACTTGCGCCACCGAGAAGCGGCGCCGGCGCAAGCGCGGGCAGATGGCCGACCCCAAGCGGTTCGCCTATATCAACGATCTCGTCTGCGAGGGCTGCGGCGATTGTTCGGTCGAGTCCAACTGCCTCAGTGTCGAACCGAAGGAAACTCCGTTCGGCCGCAAGCGCCAGATCAACCTCTCGGCCTGCAACAAAGACTTCTCCTGCCTCAATGGCTTCTGTCCGAGCTTCGTCACCGTGGAGGGTGCCACACGCCGGAAGAAGGCTGCGAGCGGGATCGACGCGATCGGCCGCGCCGCGACGCTTCCCCTGCCCGCCTCCGCGTCTCTCGACCGCCCCTACGATCTGTTGGTGACCGGCGTCGGCGGCACCGGCGTGATCACGGTCGGTGCACTGATCGGCATGGCCGCGCATCTCGAACGACGCGGCGTGTCGGTGCTGGATTTTACCGGCTTCGCACAAAAATTCGGACCGGTGCTGAGCTACATCCGGCTTGCCGCCTCTCCCGAAGCGCTGCACCAGGTTCGCATCGACCAAGGCGCGGCCGATGCACTGATCGGCTGCGACCTCGTCGTCAGCTCCTCGCCGAAGGCCTCCGGCACCTATCGCCGCGGCACGCGCGCCGCGATCAATACCGCGGAGATGCCGACCGGCGACGTCGTCCGCTTCCGGGACGCCGACCTCGCCTCTCCTGCCCGCCTGCACGCGATCGGCCGCGTGATCGGCGACGGCAATCTCGATACGATCAACGCGAATGCGCTGGCCGAACGGCTGCTCGGCGATGCCGTCTATGCCAACATCATCATGCTGGGCTTCGCCTGGCAGCGCGGGCTGGTCCCGGTCTCGCTGCAAGCGCTACTGCGCGCGATCGAGCTCAACGGCGTCATGGTCGAGCGCAACAAGCAGGCGTTCGCCTGGGGCCGGATCGCCGCTGCCGATCAGGATTTTCAGCCGAGAACGAGCGATGCGCGCGCGGTCGAGACCCTCGATCAGCTCATTGAACGCCGCGTCGATTTCCTCTCGGCCTATCAGAACGAAGCTTACTCGGCGCGTTACCGAGCGATGGTCGCAAGAGTCCGCACCGCAGAGTCTGCTCTGGGCAGCGAGGCCTTGACCGATGCGGTCGCCCACGCGCTGTTCAAGCTGATGGCCTACAAGGACGAGTACGAGGTGGCGCGGCTGCACATGCAGAGCGGCTTCCTCGACGAGCTGAAAGGCGCGTTCGAGGACGGCTTCAGCATCCGCTATCACCTTGCCCCGCCCTTCCTGCCGTCGAGGCGCGACGCACGTGGACGTCCGCGCAAGCGTGCCTTCGGACAGTGGATCCAGGGGCCGCTGACCCTGCTGGCGCGGATGAAGGGCCTGCGCGGAACATGGCTCGATCCGTTCGGCTACACCTCCGAGCGCCGCGCCGAGCGGGAGCTGATCGGCTGGTATGAGAGCCTGATCGACCGGATGCTCGACGAGCTCGATGCTGCGCGCCTGGCAGATCTCATCGTCTTGGCCAAGACCCCCATGAACATCCGTGGCTATGGACCGGTGAAAGAGGCTGCCATCGCGTCGGTGAAGGCGGAAGTCGAATCCCTATTGGCGCGGCCGATAAGAGCGCGAGCGGCGTGA
- a CDS encoding LysR family transcriptional regulator: MDRFTSLTAFARVVETGGFSAAARKLNMSTTMVSNHVQALEDRLGVRLLNRTTRKVSLTEIGRAYYDRATQILGDLEQADDIASELQSLPRGTLRIHVATHMVPFAAPVVAQLLSTYPDLKIDLRMGEAEVDLIEEGYDVALRMTAPPDSSLIVRSLATWRHVLCCSHDYLERHGRVQKLDELTAHNCARHLNFPFGDEWRFFDRKGAPASVRVSGRFVTNSGEALRQVALEGAAVCMMAGFLVQGDLDAGHLVRLLPEYRPVEMSMNAVYPHRHHLSAKVRTFIDMLVHHSAEQQKLINPYA, from the coding sequence TTGGACCGCTTTACCAGCCTCACCGCCTTCGCCCGGGTCGTTGAAACCGGCGGCTTTTCGGCAGCCGCCCGAAAGCTGAACATGTCGACCACAATGGTGAGCAACCACGTCCAGGCGCTGGAGGACCGGCTCGGCGTGCGGCTGCTCAACCGCACCACGCGCAAGGTCAGCCTCACCGAGATCGGCAGGGCCTATTACGACCGCGCCACGCAGATCCTCGGCGATCTCGAACAGGCCGACGACATCGCAAGCGAATTGCAATCGCTGCCCCGCGGTACCCTGCGCATCCACGTCGCCACCCATATGGTGCCGTTCGCCGCGCCGGTGGTGGCGCAGTTGCTGTCGACCTATCCGGATCTCAAGATCGACCTACGCATGGGCGAGGCCGAAGTCGATCTCATCGAAGAAGGCTATGACGTTGCCTTGCGCATGACTGCACCGCCGGATTCAAGCCTGATCGTCCGCAGTCTCGCCACCTGGCGACACGTGCTGTGCTGCTCGCACGATTATCTCGAGCGGCACGGTCGTGTTCAGAAGCTCGACGAGCTCACCGCGCATAATTGCGCTCGGCACCTGAACTTTCCCTTCGGCGACGAATGGCGCTTCTTCGACCGCAAGGGGGCTCCGGCCTCGGTGCGCGTCTCGGGCCGCTTCGTCACCAATAGCGGGGAGGCGCTGCGGCAGGTGGCACTGGAGGGCGCTGCCGTCTGCATGATGGCCGGGTTCCTCGTCCAGGGCGATCTCGACGCCGGTCACCTCGTCCGGCTCCTACCGGAATATCGCCCGGTCGAGATGTCGATGAACGCGGTCTATCCCCACCGCCATCATCTGTCGGCGAAGGTCAGGACCTTCATCGACATGCTCGTGCATCACAGCGCCGAGCAGCAGAAGCTGATCAATCCCTATGCGTGA